One region of Halomicrobium sp. LC1Hm genomic DNA includes:
- a CDS encoding transcription initiation factor IIB family protein, producing MTPARHDRGLSSQIGRWKDGKQQSLSNKKRRQLGRLRREHNRARFQSKAERNLAFACTEIARIVAALGMTRETTEFACTLFRQAQDEELLIGRSLEAFAAGSIYAVCRCRSLPDSAQEIASVARCEESALRNAYSVLNVEFGLETSIQQPQQLLPKFADQLDVPAGVRRRARDLADVAVDEGLANGRHPAGLAGAALYLACGEHDLSVTQSEVASVADVSIVTIRQRRDELQAVLE from the coding sequence GCACGTCACGATCGGGGCCTCTCCAGTCAGATTGGACGGTGGAAAGATGGGAAGCAACAGTCCCTCTCCAACAAGAAACGGCGTCAACTCGGTCGACTGCGTCGCGAACACAACCGGGCACGTTTCCAGTCGAAAGCAGAACGGAATCTCGCCTTCGCCTGTACGGAGATCGCACGGATCGTCGCCGCTCTGGGGATGACTCGCGAGACGACCGAGTTCGCCTGTACACTCTTTCGGCAGGCTCAGGACGAAGAGTTGCTGATCGGACGGTCGCTCGAAGCGTTCGCAGCGGGGAGTATCTATGCAGTGTGTCGATGCCGATCACTCCCAGACAGCGCCCAAGAGATCGCAAGCGTCGCGCGGTGTGAGGAGTCGGCACTACGGAACGCATATAGCGTTCTGAACGTCGAATTCGGTCTGGAGACGTCGATCCAGCAGCCTCAGCAGTTGCTCCCGAAATTCGCCGATCAACTCGATGTGCCAGCGGGCGTGCGTCGACGAGCGCGTGACCTCGCTGACGTGGCTGTCGACGAGGGACTGGCGAACGGACGCCACCCCGCAGGACTTGCAGGCGCTGCACTCTATCTCGCCTGCGGGGAACACGACCTGTCGGTCACACAGTCCGAGGTCGCCTCCGTCGCGGACGTCTCGATCGTGACGATTCGTCAGCGTCGGGACGAGCTTCAGGCGGTGCTGGAATGA